The proteins below are encoded in one region of Cucurbita pepo subsp. pepo cultivar mu-cu-16 chromosome LG10, ASM280686v2, whole genome shotgun sequence:
- the LOC111804232 gene encoding ycf3-interacting protein 1, chloroplastic isoform X1: MEVMALQLHHFPLSPSPSSIKHNYKASRCFRHLPHPNYASRHHLPVSSSRNRRVVGCVGKENTQLSQSSSTEDEQPDAQDLEYIRQIQRVLELLKKNRDMLFNEVKLTVMIEDPREVERRRLLGIDDEDAPTRDDLAITLEEVNEGKFPKNRAALQMLAEEMTNWPNLEVEAPKKKRSKSLYANVTDTGVNPREAAKRLNIDWDTAAELEDADLSEDPEVPAAVGYGALYIVTAFPVIIGISVVLILFYNSLQ, encoded by the exons ATGGAAGTCATGGCTCTTCAACTCCATCACTTCCCCCTGTCCCCTTCTCCTTCGTCTATCAAGCACAATTACAAAGCTTCTCGTTGTTTCCGCCATCTTCCCCATCCCAATTATGCGTCTCGCCACCATCTTCCTGTTTCAAGTAGCCGCAATCGACGGGTTGTGGGCTGCGTTGGCAAGGAAAATACCCAATTGAGTCAATCATCGTCTACCGAAGATGAACAGCCAGACGCCCAAGACCTAGAATACATTCGTCAGATTCAAAGG GTCTTGGAACTTctcaagaaaaatagagaCATGCTCTTCAATGAG GTTAAACTTACCGTGATGATTGAAGACCCCCGGGAAGTTGAACGCAGGAGATTACTTGGAATTGACGACGAGGATGCCCCAACAAGGGATGATTTAGCTATCACTCTTGAAGAA GTCAATGAAGGAAAGTTCCCGAAAAATAGAGCAGCTCTCCAAATGCTTGCTGAAGAGATGACCAATTGGCCCAATTTGGAG GTTGAGGCACCTAAGAAGAAACGCAGTAAATCTTTATATGCAAATGTCACAGACACGGGCGTGAATCCTCGAGAGGCTGCAAAGAGACTCAACATTGATTGGGATACTGCAGCTGAGCTTGAAGATGCCGACTTGAGTGAGGACCCAGAAGTGCCTGCAGCCgtg GGATATGGAGCACTGTACATAGTGACAGCGTTTCCAGTGATAATTGGCATCTCAGTAGTTCTTATCCTGTTCTACAATTCTCTTCAATAG
- the LOC111804232 gene encoding protein CHLOROPLAST ENHANCING STRESS TOLERANCE, chloroplastic isoform X2, which yields MEVMALQLHHFPLSPSPSSIKHNYKASRCFRHLPHPNYASRHHLPVSSSRNRRVVGCVGKENTQLSQSSSTEDEQPDAQDLEYIRQIQRVLELLKKNRDMLFNEVKLTVMIEDPREVERRRLLGIDDEDAPTRDDLAITLEEVNEGKFPKNRAALQMLAEEMTNWPNLEFAVVWPIPIIIWSTVIALSVNSSMKRENLSMINGDHGYWIDEEMSMDNGQ from the exons ATGGAAGTCATGGCTCTTCAACTCCATCACTTCCCCCTGTCCCCTTCTCCTTCGTCTATCAAGCACAATTACAAAGCTTCTCGTTGTTTCCGCCATCTTCCCCATCCCAATTATGCGTCTCGCCACCATCTTCCTGTTTCAAGTAGCCGCAATCGACGGGTTGTGGGCTGCGTTGGCAAGGAAAATACCCAATTGAGTCAATCATCGTCTACCGAAGATGAACAGCCAGACGCCCAAGACCTAGAATACATTCGTCAGATTCAAAGG GTCTTGGAACTTctcaagaaaaatagagaCATGCTCTTCAATGAG GTTAAACTTACCGTGATGATTGAAGACCCCCGGGAAGTTGAACGCAGGAGATTACTTGGAATTGACGACGAGGATGCCCCAACAAGGGATGATTTAGCTATCACTCTTGAAGAA GTCAATGAAGGAAAGTTCCCGAAAAATAGAGCAGCTCTCCAAATGCTTGCTGAAGAGATGACCAATTGGCCCAATTTGGAG TTTGCTGTTGTATGGCCAATACCAATCATCATTTGGTCTACAGTAATAGCCCTGTCTGTGAATAGCTCGATGAAGAGAGAGAACCTTAGTATGATCAATGGAGATCATGGCTATTGGATTGACGAGGAGATGTCGATGGATAATGGGCAATAA
- the LOC111803119 gene encoding uncharacterized protein LOC111803119, producing the protein MPAIADKLEPLSVGTTGRRYELVEDVVIEVSTQFKLESYSAPNSAYSSPPLGSGAAAKKKVHDGGRGLNRSKSCGEGRGRALPHGLIENRVMIWEKGHKHKTEEGKARRFRCGALCLLLPVLGGLGFKVGKGKEERKEEVEEGEEGGGCISISISHSRVSLEKFECGSWASSGMVAHEDGESMSGMGSLYFDLPMELIRNSVGARTQSPAQTAFVFDRDGVGVHHLPVWTKAKLAEESGAASPCVITPRLRRAREEFNALLEAH; encoded by the coding sequence ATGCCTGCCATTGCTGATAAATTAGAACCTTTATCTGTTGGCACCACTGGCAGAAGGTACGAACTCGTTGAGGATGTGGTTATTGAGGTGTCAACGCAATTCAAGTTGGAAAGCTACAGTGCCCCCAACTCGGCTTATTCATCCCCTCCGTTGGGCAGTGGTGCGGCAGCAAAAAAGAAAGTCCATGATGGGGGGCGGGGGCTGAATCGGAGCAAATCCTGTGGTGAAGGAAGGGGTAGGGCACTGCCGCATGGTCTTATTGAGAATAGAGTAATGATATGGGAGAAAGGGCATAAGCACAAAACAGAGGAGGGGAAAGCGAGGCGTTTCAGATGTGGGGCACTGTGCTTGTTGCTACCAGTGCTGGGAGGGTTGGGGTTTAAGGTTGGGAAAGGgaaggaagagagaaaggaagaggTAGAGGAAGGTGAGGAGGGAGGTGGGTGTATATCCATTTCCATAAGTCACAGTCGAGTTTCTTTGGAAAAATTCGAATGTGGCTCGTGGGCTTCGTCGGGCATGGTGGCTCATGAAGATGGGGAATCGATGTCAGGGATGGGGAGCCTTTATTTTGACCTGCCAATGGAATTGATAAGGAACAGCGTGGGTGCACGAACACAATCACCAGCACAGACCGCGTTTGTATTCGATAGAGATGGGGTGGGAGTTCATCATCTTCCTGTGTGGACCAAAGCAAAATTGGCGGAGGAATCGGGAGCTGCATCTCCCTGCGTCATTACCCCACGCTTGCGCAGAGCCAGAGAAGAGTTCAATGCTCTTTTGGAGGCCCATTGA
- the LOC111803971 gene encoding galactan beta-1,4-galactosyltransferase GALS3 has product MRLCALISALNSISAIRAFAFTFTFTFAFAFAFAFAFSNNTTIPSPRSNSYLYFTFFLLDILSLSLSLSLNFLLSFLQFTYSIISHPTFLHSPSLLSLFASLNPNWIVGCGFASSLRSALLCSAPSIRADSLLSLSPTMAKDRERRMYVGVIFNYAAELKLFLSALLLLCALATILQFLPSRFTLSISDLRSCSATQDSLSSSSSSSSSLSATLHSSIPPPSPHPSTSLPTDQLLPNGILRRVFRPYGAAAYNFITMGAYRGGVDNFAIVGLASKPLHVFGHPTYQCQWIPLLHPSNPINASAFKILPDWGYGRVYTVVVVNCTFPHPVNADNQGGKLLLYASTSGGGDRNFNLTDTIEVLTESPGGMNASLFTSSPKYDYLYCGSSLYGNLSPQRVREWLAYHVRLFGVRSHFVIHDAGGVHEEVLQVLKPWMELGYVTLQDIREEERFDGYYHNQFMVVNDCLHRYKFMAKWMFFFDIDEFIYVPPKSTIKSVLDSLSDYAQFTIEQMPMNSKTCLREDAGRTYRKWGFEKLVYKDVKRGIRRDRKYAVQPRRVFATGVHMSENVAGKTTHKTEGKIKYFHYHGTIAHRREPCRSLSNLTQLTLDDTPFLLDTTMRLVAPAVKRFELKMIGSRLQATRQ; this is encoded by the exons ATGAGGTTGTGCGCTCTAATCTCGGCACTGAATTCCATTTCCGCCATTAGGGCTTTTGCCTTTACCTTTACCTTTACctttgcctttgcctttgcctttgcctttgCCTTTTCCAATAACACAACAATTCCAAGTCCAAGGTCCAACTCCTATTTgtattttacctttttccttttggacattctctctctctctctctctctctctctcaattttttgCTTTCCTTTTTACAGTTCACATATTCAATAATATCGCATCCAACCTTTCTCCACTCTCCCTCCCTCCTTTCACTCTTTGCTTCCCTAAATCCCAACTGGATTGTGGGGTGTGGATTCGCATCATCTCTCCGCTCCGCTCTGCTCTGCTCTGCTCCTTCCATCAGAGCAGactcccttctttctctctctcctaccATGGCGAAAGACCGAGAAAGGAGGATGTATGTCGGAGTTATTTTTAACTATGCTGCAGAGCTCAAGCTTTTTCTTTCCgctctcctcctcctctgtGCTCTCGCTACTATCCTCCAGTTCCTTCCTTCTCGTTTCACCCTCTCCATCTCCGATCTCCGCTCCTGCTCCGCCACCCAAGattccctttcttcttcttcttcttcttcttcttctctatcGGCAACACTCCATTCTTCCATACCCCCTCCCAGCCCCCACCCCTCCACCTCCCTCCCCACAGATCAGCTTCTTCCCAATGGCATTCTCAGGCGCGTTTTTCGTCCTTACGGTGCCGCCGCGTATAACTTCATCACCATGGGTGCTTACAGAGGCGGCGTCGACAATTTCGCCATCGTCGGTTTAGCCTCCAAGCCTCTTCACGTCTTTGGACATCCCACATACCAATGCCAGTGGATTCCTCTCCTCCACCCCTCCAACCCCATCAACGCCTCCGCCTTCAAGATCCTTCCCGATTGGGGCTATGGTCGTGTTTACACCGTCGTCGTCGTCAATTGTACTTTCCCTCACCCTGTTAATGCTGACAACCAGGGTGGAAAATTGCTCCTTTATGCCTCCACTTCCGGCGGCGGAGACCGCAACTTCAACCTCACCGACACCATTGAGGTGTTGACAGAAAGTCCCGGAGGAATGAACGCTTCCCTTTTCACATCCAGCCCCAAATACGACTATCTCTACTGTGGGTCGTCTCTGTATGGGAACTTGAGCCCCCAGAGGGTGAGAGAGTGGCTGGCCTACCATGTCAGGCTGTTCGGGGTCAGATCCCACTTCGTAATACACGATGCAGGTGGGGTTCACGAGGAAGTGCTCCAGGTTTTGAAGCCATGGATGGAATTGGGTTATGTGACGTTGCAGGACATCAGGGAGGAGGAGAGGTTCGATGGATACTACCACAACCAATTCATGGTGGTGAATGATTGTTTGCATCGCTACAAGTTTATGGCCAAGTGGATGTTCTTCTTCGACATTGACGAGTTCATCTACGTGCCGCCCAAAAGCACCATAAAATCAGTTCTAGATTCGCTTTCAGACTACGCTCAGTTTACAATTGAGCAAATGCCCATGAATAGCAAGACGTGTCTCAGAGAAGATGCGGGGAGAACCTACAG GAAATGGGGGTTTGAAAAGCTTGTATACAAGGACGTGAAAAGGGGAATAAGGAGGGACCGAAAGTACGCAGTACAGCCGCGGAGGGTGTTTGCGACGGGGGTGCACATGTCGGAGAATGTAGCTGGGAAGACCACACACAAGACGGAGGGCAAAATCAAATACTTCCACTACCATGGCACCATTGCCCACCGAAGGGAGCCCTGCCGCTCCCTTTccaatctaacccaactcacTCTCGACGACACCCCCTTTCTTCTGGATACCACCATGCGTCTCGTCGCTCCTGCCGTCAAGAGGTTCGAGCTCAAAATGATCGGTTCCAGGTTACAGGCCACGCGCCAGTGA
- the LOC111804279 gene encoding probable serine/threonine-protein kinase DDB_G0286465, whose product MASSEVEISSSASPFGCVLRDHNRRRDPNVTATHVARFRNNLKTLVMDRLNDCITITPNRNQNHNPNPVIPNFRVPRTNHDSAPRRSNPCQTLSTIINHPQNNNNNNNPQTRTSPTPQTGTDKNHSSKLGASSLVQIWEKRLNFSSSNVGLNANANANATPSVCSVKQETEQEQEQACSLEAGDFGDERYDAGLGSEDVFADWHSSRTSTSSPPSFTQSQISDARERERVRVVDIIRRLTLTAAKPPHSSWVEDNDHSNESSSNPTLILRYQVEPKCLSHILYSPRIRGRQAFADLLLQIERDRQRELETLVERRAVSKFPQRGRIQSLLRLKILQRGMALEDEQKRPKFVITPRANHRAYTISHLRERFSGAGENGARSPIGEMLDNNDDDKNQLDTDPHTHATNTKDNDNDNDKDSNNQKVVGINPIPEHFNEEEIEEPAQEPAQEPELEQEQEVDPPSSEGRWQDRPNLNLDSQDSINGWEAEDHSEAAEESYDENYLGTSYDWFADISRPRSYWEDRRKSWYQQMLDSNSANEEIRQLIERKTVSNFLSSEFRERMDKLMVSRLERQTQQEEEYDDGAEEEEEEEDEEDEEEELWCFSEGHTQPKSSDNEEEEEEEEEEEEEEEDRDERSLISSAQYQEASDDLDQSASPLQFPSPSILSSWSYQLDNEMGEDSNRGASTSSPQPFQPQFSSNTQRSSPVSTTHHPSTEMELIYDLRGHMEQLYQEMSELRKSIKCCMDMQLMLQHSIKRREVGGGGRKSKKEKSRKRKCCICYDMQIDSLLYRCGHMCSCMKCAKELQWRGGKCPVCGAPIEDVVRASFMPHS is encoded by the exons ATGGCTTCTTCGGAGGTCGAAATTTCTTCCTCCGCCTCACCCTTTGGCTGCGTTCTCAGAGACCATAACCGGCGGCGAGACCCCAATGTCACCGCCACCCATGTTGCTCGTTTTCGCAACAACCTCAAGACTTTGGTCATGGATCGCCTCAACGATTGCATCACAATCACCCCAAATCGAAATCAAAACCACAATCCCAACCCCGTCATTCCTAATTTTCGAGTCCCCAGAACCAACCATGATTCCGCTCCCAGGCGCTCCAATCCATGTCAAACTTTGTCTACCATTATTAATCACCcacaaaacaacaacaataataacaacCCACAAACACGAACCTCCCCTACTCCTCAAACGGGTACGGACAAGAACCATTCATCAAAGCTAGGAGCATCTTCTCTCGTGCAGATATGGGAGAAGAGGCTAAATTTTTCCTCCTCTAACGTCGGTTTGAATGCGAATGCGAATGCGAACGCGACCCCTTCGGTTTGTTCGGTCAAGCAAGAGACGGAGCAGGAGCAGGAGCAGGCATGCTCGTTGGAAGCAGGGGATTTTGGCGACGAGAGGTACGATGCAGGGCTCGGGAGCGAAGACGTGTTTGCAGATTGGCATTCGAGCAGAACAAGTACCAGTTCTCCACCCTCTTTCACGCAAAGCCAGATTTCAGATGCGAGAGAAAGGGAGAGGGTGCGCGTGGTGGATATCATTAGGAGATTGACATTGACGGCTGCAAAGCCTCCGCATTCATCTTGGGTCGAAGACAACGACCACTCCAATGAATCCTCCTCAAATCCCACTCTGATTCTGAGATACCAAGTAGAGCCCAAATGCCTTTCTCATATTTTATACTCTCCCCGAATCAGAGGACGTCAGGCCTTTGCCGATTTACTCTTGCAAATCGAGCGGGACAGGCAAAGAGAGCTCGAGACATTGGTAGAGCGTCGAGCCGTTTCAAAATTCCCCCAACGTGGCCGCATCCAG TCGCTACTTCGGCTTAAGATTTTGCAACGTGGAATGGCATTGGAAGATGAGCAGAAGCgcccaaaatttgtaataacGCCTCGAGCGAATCATAGAGCTTATACCATCAGCCATCTCAG GGAGAGATTTAGTGGAGCTGGTGAGAATGGCGCAAGAAGCCCTATTGGAGAGATGCTGGacaataatgatgatgataaaaACCAGTTGGATACTGATCCTCATACTCATGCCACCAACACAAAAGATAATGACAATGATAATGATAAGGATAGCAATAACCAGAAAGTGGTTGGCATTAATCCAATTCCTGAACATTTCAATGaagaggaaattgaagaacCAGCACAAGAACCAGCACAAGAACCAGAActagaacaagaacaagaagttGATCCTCCAAGTTCAGAGGGCAGATGGCAAGATAGgcctaatttgaatttggattCACAAGACTCTATCAATGGATGGGAAGCAGAAGATCACAGTGAGGCAGCAGAAGAGAGTTATGATGAAAACTACTTGGGAACCAGTTACGATTGGTTTGCTGATATTTCTCGGCCTCGAAGTTATTGGGAAGACCGCAGGAAATCTTGGTATCAGCAAATGCTCGACTCCAATTCTGCCAACGAAGAAATACGTCAACTTATTGAAAG GAAAACAGTATCGAATTTTCTATCGAGTGAGTTTCGTGAAAGAATGGACAAGTTGATGGTGTCTCGATTAGAGCGACAAACGcagcaagaagaagaatatgatGATGGagcggaagaagaagaagaagaagaagatgaagaagatgaagaagaagaactgTGGTGTTTCTCAGAAGGACACACTCAACCAAAGAGTAGTGATAacgaagaggaagaggaagaagaagaagaagaagaagaagaagaagaagatcgtGATGAAAGAAGCTTGATTAGCAGCGCTCAATATCAAGAAGCAAGCGATGATTTGGATCAATCTGCATCTCCTTTGCAATTTCCATCCCCGTCAATATTGAGCTCATGGAGCTACCAGCTGGATAACGAGATGGGTGAAGATTCCAACAGAGGCGCATCTACTTCCTCACCCCAACCTTTCCAACCTCAATTTTCCTCCAATACCCAACGCTCTTCCCCCGTCTCAACAACCCATCATCCATCCACT GAAATGGAACTGATATACGATTTAAGAGGGCACATGGAGCAATTGTACCAGGAGATGTCGGAACTGAGAAAATCCATAAAATGTTGCATGGACATGCAGCTCATGTTGCAGCACTCGATCAAGCGGCGTGAAGTTGGAGGAGGAGGGAGGAAATCCAAGAAAGAGAAATCAAGAAAGCGCAAATGTTGTATTTGCTACGACATGCAGATTGACTCACTACTGTATAG ATGTGGACACATGTGTAGCTGTATGAAATGTGCTAAGGAATTGCAATGGAGAGGGGGAAAGTGTCCAGTTTGCGGAGCTCCGATTGAGGACGTGGTGCGGGCCTCTTTTATGCCACATTCATAG